The Populus alba chromosome 13, ASM523922v2, whole genome shotgun sequence genome contains the following window.
GGCGCTGGCTAATGCAATATTTAGGGAATGCCACTCTAGCACGGGAAACTCTTACAGGATAGTTTCTGATTCTGCTAAATACTGTAATGAACATATGGATTTTGGCTCTGATTTTGCACCCTTTTGAACATAGAAAAGGAAGGTATCAAAGAAAACGCGCActgtaaagatataaaatagGTATAGGTTCTGATCCATCCAAGTTGTATGATGGATTTGCCACCCTCTTTGAGTCTGTTCTTGAGTTTTTTGGTCACTGCTGCAAGTATTTTGCACTGTGTGGTAATGGTTTGTTGATGGAATTCATAATTTAGCCCTTCATTACTGTTATTACTTcagttaaaaagacaaaaacagcAATCTTTTTCAAATCTTAAACCTAAATTCGAACTTGGGTTTTCTTATTTAGCTGCATATGGTGAGGAATGAGTTCCCAGACTCTAGTCTCATATTTTCCTGTTCAATATTTCGCGTGAGAAATGATTTGTGGCACTAATTTTGTGCCACTAGCGTGACAAGAATAATCGCCCATTGCCAAATGATACTATTCAAAGTCGTTGTATTTGAAGTGGCCTACGGAGTTTACATGGAAACCTGAGATTCAAAAcctaatttaaattgaatttttagttgAATGGAATAAGTCGGTTAAATCTATATAacttatcaaatttttaatgaCTCAATTAACTTAGCTATACTTAATATAAACTTGATAGGGTgaacactgaaaaaaaaaaaaaggacaagatGCTgctattttaatgaaatatagtTGATTCGATGTCTcagaaattaatctaataaccTAGATCCTTTTCTGAATTAAtcctttaatcaaatataacatCAATCATGCTATTTATATCCATGGACCTAGCATGATTCTTCTAACAACTATGGTGTTATTTAGAAGTGACTatcaattcctaaaaaaaaaaaaaaaagtggaaagaTATGATTAAAGACAAAATCAGAAAAAcatcaaatgaaattaagttaagattgttaaaatcataaattaacttgtatagttatataattttacaagttaatttgtatttaacatataaaatcaaattaaaaattcaaaaaccagtaaaattaaactcaactctagtaaattcaataaaatcatgcAAACTCACAATTTTGCACtgatttttatgggttttggtGAAGTATAAATACTACCTTAATCAACTCTTTTTTCTcccaaattaaaccaaaaaaaccctaGCACACTCCTCTCAAACAACCCGACACCAATCTCTTTCTAATCTCCTTTTCTTGGGCTTAATTAGGCTTGTTCGGCTCCGATTGGGCCCTCttgtttctttctctgttttattttttcttctcctctttgtTTCGGTTTGGCCACCTCCctctccctcctcctcctcctcctcctcctcttgatGGACCTAAGAGATTACTTTGGATTCTTGAGTCTTGAGTTATATGTTTCTAACGGTACTAGTCGTGGCCTTATGCGTGCACCCAAGAACATTTTGGAGTAAAATAGTGAGGAAAGGAAACAACCCTTCAAAGTATGCTTCACAACctaaggaaaaaaaggaaaaaactttgCTTTCGGGGCAACGAGGCACTTATCTTGCCTTTCCATAACTCAAAGCAAGCATTCCCTATGCCCATAAAAGCACCAAACCTCTCTAATTATTACACAGCTTCTTAGCTTCTAGGATTGGGAAGTTAACTAGTGATCATGGCTAGAAGAAAAATTGCTCTCCAAGTTTTCATCCTTTTATCCATCCTATCATCCGTTGcaaattcaattgatttcaaTTACCCCTCTGTGTTCAATTTTGGTGATTCAAACTCTGACACAGGTGACCTTGCTGCTGGTCTAGGCTTCCTCCTTGATCCACCTAATGGACAAATTTACTTCAAAACTCCCACTGGAAGGTTCTGTGATGGCCGTCTCATTGTTGATTTTCTAAGTAAACTTTCTATTCTCTAACCATGCCAAAGATTGCCATTTTTATGCATGCaatatgatgattttatttACACATTCAATAGCTAATCTAGTCAAGCTATTTTTCTTTACTGCTATATATATTCAAGCATGatcatagttatcaaacccgCTCACCCACTATGCTAACTTGGTAATCTATTAATTGGGAGTCTGAAGGAGGTTGAATTTGGTTTTACAAATCAACTTGTGATGTAATTGACCggttaaactaaataaaagattaacaagttaattctaaaatattaaaaaaaatatctaaaaattaatttcagatCTCAAATAGTATAAAACAATCACATAACCAAACAAAATGATTAATTGTTTCTTTCCTCGTGTCCATTTCAAATAAGTTCATGGATTCTTGAATTGCACACAATGCCCCACCACcggtttttatttcttcatggTTGGTAACTATTATTTAAAGGTGAATGCTCCTGGTCTTTTTCTTTCATCGGTGAAGACATATCCTCATCCTCTATAGCCCTAGCCTGTCAATGGAAACCAAAAACTTTTTCCTCTATGTTATCGCATTAATCTCCATCTTCTTGCCACTGGCACAATCTGTGCACTTCAAGTTTCCTTCTGTTTTCAACTTTGGGGATTCAAATTCTGACACTGGAAACCTTGTTGGGGCTGGCATTGAAAGCATTGGACCACCTTATGGggaaattcactttaaaatacCATCTGGGAGATACTGTGATGGCCGTCTCATTATTGATTTCCTCAGTAAATCTCCAACTATCATTGAAATTTTTCATGCCTTCTAGTTTATATCATGCAGCTCTGTTTCTATACTCTGTTATTCCCCTGTTTTCTCTGTTTTAAGGAAGACAAGCCTTTCCCTctgttttctctgttttcttgCTCTGTATTCCCCTGTTTCTTCTGTTCTTAGGATGGAATAAATCCCATTTTCTTGTTGATATATTGTATAATTGTTCCTTTTGTGTTAAatgcctttattttttaggaatttttagGAGGCAAGTAATGTTAAGTACaagaattgattgaaaataGCAATGCAGTTAGAAGTACAAGAATctgaaaaattttgattttcagtttttttttttcaatgttcacACTCTGTTTCCTCTGTTTTCAAGAAGGAAGTATTGCAATTTGTTTCTTTCATTCATGTGGATGTGTGTTTTCCAGTGGATGCAATGGAGCTGCCCTTCCTAAATGCATATTTGGACTCAGTTGGGGTACCGAATTTTCGAAAAGGATGCAACTTTGCAGCTGCAGGATCAAGTATACTTCCAGCAACTGCAACATCTGTGAGCCCATTTTCCTTCGGGGTTCAAGTGAATCAGTTTCTACGATTCAAAGCTCGAGTTCTCGAATTGCTGGCCAAAGGTATGTACATGGCTCACTCTCATACTGTAAGCCACCATTACTGAGAAAAACCTGATTGACGGTGAACAGTTTGATAAAGTTCTTACGCAAATGTTAATGTCTGAAGTATGGCAAGAAGTGTAAGAATCATTGatagttttttcatgtttcaaacCTTGTCACAGGTAAGAGATTTGATAGATACGTACCAGCAGAAGACTATTTTCAGAAGGGTCTATACATGTTTGATATAGGCCAGAATGATCTTGCCGGTGCATTTTACTCAAAAACACTTGATCAAATTGTTGCTTCAATCCCAAACATTTTGGTCGAATTCGAAACCGGGATCAAGGTTAGATCCTAGTTctgtcatttccttttctttaaatttttttgacgcTAAACTGTATTGAAAGGAACATGAAATCTGCAACACTGATTGATTATTTTCATGCTCTAGAAACTATATGACCAAGGAGGTAGGAATTTTTGGATCCACAACACGGGTCCTCTTGGTTGCTTGACTCAGAACGTTGCAAAGTTCGGAACTGATCCATCAAAGCTTGATGAGCTAGGATGTGTAAGCGGGCATAATCAAGCAGCTAAGCTTTTAAATCTTCAGCTTCATGCTCTCACTAAAAAGCTGCAAGGCCAATATGCTGATTCAAATATCACATATGTTGATATCTACACAATAAAATCCAACCTCATTGCTAATTATTCCCGATACGGTTAGTAATCCTCAGTTCCTTTATTATGAGAGTTTTTAAGTTTTCATCCTTTTCTTATCAAAAGAGATGGAAAAGTCTAAGGAAATAAAAGACATTAGATTCTAAGTGAATATGATTTTGCAGGATTTGAGCAACCCATAATGGCATGCTGTGGATATGGAGGACCACCACTAAACTATGACAGCAGGATTTCTTGTGGGCAAACAAAAGTTTTGAATGGGACCAGTGTCACAGCCAAAGCATGCAGTGATAGTACTGAGTATGTGAATTGGGATGGAATTCATTATTCAGAGGCAGCAAATCAGTATATTTCATCACAAATACTCACTGGAAAATTTTCGGATCCACCATTCTCTGATAGAATGCCTTTCCTTCTCAATCTCAAGTTCTGAGGAGCTAATTTGCTGACTGTGCTGTAATTATTCTATTCATTCTTATTTCATTTGTTCACAGCTGAAGATTAAATGCAAgcactaatattattaataagttCTGACTGGTGCTCCATGATCTGATTCTTAGCTATAAAAGCTTGATGTTGCAGATTGCAACACCAAAACCCTATTTTCTCAGAGTTCATCGTAGAATAGCACCAGGACAATGATATGATGCTGTGAGCATTAGATGAAACCATGGTTCTATACAC
Protein-coding sequences here:
- the LOC118053254 gene encoding GDSL esterase/lipase At1g54790 isoform X1, which translates into the protein METKNFFLYVIALISIFLPLAQSVHFKFPSVFNFGDSNSDTGNLVGAGIESIGPPYGEIHFKIPSGRYCDGRLIIDFLMDAMELPFLNAYLDSVGVPNFRKGCNFAAAGSSILPATATSVSPFSFGVQVNQFLRFKARVLELLAKGKRFDRYVPAEDYFQKGLYMFDIGQNDLAGAFYSKTLDQIVASIPNILVEFETGIKKLYDQGGRNFWIHNTGPLGCLTQNVAKFGTDPSKLDELGCVSGHNQAAKLLNLQLHALTKKLQGQYADSNITYVDIYTIKSNLIANYSRYGFEQPIMACCGYGGPPLNYDSRISCGQTKVLNGTSVTAKACSDSTEYVNWDGIHYSEAANQYISSQILTGKFSDPPFSDRMPFLLNLKF
- the LOC118053254 gene encoding GDSL esterase/lipase At1g54790 isoform X2; this translates as MARRKIALQVFILLSILSSVANSIDFNYPSVFNFGDSNSDTGDLAAGLGFLLDPPNGQIYFKTPTGRFCDGRLIVDFLMDAMELPFLNAYLDSVGVPNFRKGCNFAAAGSSILPATATSVSPFSFGVQVNQFLRFKARVLELLAKGKRFDRYVPAEDYFQKGLYMFDIGQNDLAGAFYSKTLDQIVASIPNILVEFETGIKKLYDQGGRNFWIHNTGPLGCLTQNVAKFGTDPSKLDELGCVSGHNQAAKLLNLQLHALTKKLQGQYADSNITYVDIYTIKSNLIANYSRYGFEQPIMACCGYGGPPLNYDSRISCGQTKVLNGTSVTAKACSDSTEYVNWDGIHYSEAANQYISSQILTGKFSDPPFSDRMPFLLNLKF